The genomic region CGGTAGCGTCAACGCCTAGATCAGCAAATTTTGTGGGCAGGCCCATGACTTTGAATTTGTCATAAAGCTTTTTCAGTTCTGCATCATCTCCAAGCAATGCAGCTTGGACAAGGGTGCCATAGGCTACCTTGAGACCATGCAGCCTGTCATGTGTCTCCTGAAGTACTGACATGCCGTTGTGCAAGGCATGGGCAGCAGCGACTCGTGTAAAACGTTCTCCAAGTCCACCGACCAGACCACCTCCTGCAATGACTGCATCGACGACTTTGATGAATGTAGGTGTCAATTCTTTTGCTTTCATGGCAGCAAAAGCCTGTGGACCTTCATCCAGCAGTACTTCGCCGATCATCTTGGCTGTACGAAGTCCCAGTTCCACTGTCAACGGCAGGTTTTCCAATCCCTTGGTGAGGATATCAGCTTCGTACCATTTTGCAATGGTATCGGCTACCCCAGCTTGCAGATACATCTGTGGGGCATCGAGGATGATCCTGGGTTCGATGAGCAACAGGAAAGCTGCCTTTGAAAAGATTTCGTATCCCAAAGCCTTGCCTTCCATCGAATACCATACGGAAAGCGGGGTCCAGGCTGCACAGGTTGCTGCGATGGTCGGGATGGCGACGAATGGTTTGTGCGCTTTTTCTGACAAGGCTTTTGCTGTATCAAGGACTGTACCGCCGCCGATTCCTATGATGGCTGGAGCAGTTGTGGCTTCTTCTGCGAGGGCATTGACTGCTTCATGGGTACAATGGCCTTTGATTACATGACTGCGTGTCCCTTCTGCTGTATATGCTTCAGGCAGGTATGGGGCAGCTGCCTTTCCTGCTTTTTCGCCATGCAGCCATAATGAGTTCTTCAATTCTTCTTCCGTAAAGAATGTGTTGAGTTTTTCCAATGAGCCGGCATAGGAAAAACAGTTGTCCGGTCCCGGTTGGATCCTTATAGATGGATATTCCATGATGATGCCTCCGATAGCAGGAGAAACGCCAATTCTGCTGACGTTTCTTTTTTTATAAATATGTGCAGGATGCCGTATCAGTGTACGAACTTTCCTGCAATCTTGTCGCCGATGATTTGGGCGACCTGGACGATGATGACAAGCAGGACAACTGTCACGATCATGACGCCTGTCTCATAACGATAATAGCCGAACTGAATTGCAAGATCTCCTATGCCTCCGCCTCCGACGATACCTGCCATGGCCGAATAGCCGATGAGGCTGACTAAGGTTACGGTAATTGCCCGTATAATGCCAGGTCTTGCCTCTACAAGCAGGACATGGGAAATGATGAGTTTCATGGATGCTCCCGTAGCGACGGATGACTCGATGACTCCTCGGTCTATATCTGCAAAAGCTCCTTCGATGAGTCTTGCATGGAAGGCTATGGCACAGAATGAAAGGGGAACCGAAGCTGCAAGAGGTCCGATTGTCGTGCCTGCAATGAGTTTTGTCAGAGGAATCAACACGACCAGCAGGATGATGAAGGGAATCGACCGGATAAGGTTGACTATTGCCCCCGCGATGATGTTGATCGTCCTGTTCTTTGTCAGTAGTGGAGTCTCCGTCATGTAGAGCACAAGACCCAGCAACGTACCGAATACCAAGGCTGCCAGCAGTGATATGATGACCATCTGGAATGTCTCATATGTGGCTTTCCAAAGATATTGGTGAAGGATTTCCAAGGTTTCTTCAAGCATTGGATTGCTCCTTTGTCAGCAGTTCTACTGACGATGTGTTTTCCTTCAGGTAGATGAGGGCCTGGCTTCTGGCGTCAGGAGCTCCGGTGAGGCAGACTACCAGGATACCGAAAGGTTTTCCGTCGATGTATTCGATCTTGCCATGCACGATTGAAAGGGAAATGCTGTAGCGTTGGGCTACGGTTGCAATGACCGGGTCAAAGGCTTTTTCTCCGACATAGGTCAGCTTGAACAGCTGTCCGTCTGCAGGGATTGCCAGCTCGTCAGGAACTTCGATATCGATGACTCTTGCCACCATTTTCTGGGTAACTGTCTGTCTGGGAGAAGTAAAAAGCGAGTAGGTGTCATTGACTTCAATGATATGCCCATGGTCCATGACGGCGATCCTGTCAAACAGTTTCTTTGCTACTTCCATCTGATGGGTGATGAACATGATGGTCAGGCCCATCTTGCGGTTGATCGAGCGCAATATGGAAACGATGCCTTCCGTAGTTTCAGGATCCAAGGCACTTGTTGCTTCGTCACAGAGCAACAGTTCCGGGTTGTTTGCAAGGGCCCTTGCAATGGCTACCCGTTGTTTTTGTCCTCCTGAAAGCTGGGAAGGATATGCATGCAGTTTGTCAGACAACCCGACCAGGTCAAGCAATTCCTTGACTCTGCCTGGGATATCTTCTTTCTTCCAACCTGCTGCCAGCAGGTTGAAGGAAATGTTCTTTTCTACTGTAGAACCTGAGATCAGATTGAAATGTTGGAAGATCATGCCGATTTTCTGCCTGAGGGCTTCCAGTTGTTTCCCTTGCAGCCCTGTGATGTCCTGTCCGTCAACCAGTACATGTCCCGCTGTAGGTGCCTGCAGGAGATTGACGACCCTTGCTAGCGTACTCTTACCTGCTCCGCTTGGACCGACGATGCCGAATATCTCACCTTTCCTGACTGTCAGGTCAACACGGGAAACGGCATGTATCTCAGTACCTTCTGCAGTAGCAAAGGAAACTGAGATATCCTTGAGCTCAACCAAGGCTCTGCCTTTTTCGGGTAGAGCCGTTGTCTGCTTTTCCTGCATTGTCATTCACCTTCGCCGTAGGTATCGATCCACCACTGCGGGCGGTCAAAGGAATTGAACAGGCTGCCTTCCTTTGTAATGGCATCATGGAAATCCTTTGACTGTATTGCTTCCTTGAGTACTTTACCCAATGGGGAATCTACGTCTGCAGTCCTGACGGCCATGACATTCTTGTAGCCTTCTGCCAGTTTTTCTATGGCCAATGCCTTTGAATAATCCAGACCTGCAGCTATGGCATAGTTCCCAGGGACGATGCCGATGGCAACACTGTCCAGGCTGCGGGCAATCTGAGCGCCATCCAGGGTCTTGAACTGCAGATGCTTGGGATTTTCCGCTATGTCGATCAAGGAAACCTTTGTGGGGTCAATGTTGTCCTTGAGGGTAATGACATTGTATCTTGCAAGGATGCCTAGGCTGCGGGCAAGGTTGGTGACATCACTTGCAATTGCAATCTGGTCCCCGTCCTGAAGTTGGTCAAGTGAGGTGTATTTCTTGCTGAAGACTCCGGCTCCGGCGGTCGGGACGGTGATGATCGGAGAGATGTCAAGCTTGTTGGCCTTTGCGAATGCTGTGAGGTAAATGGTATGCTGCATCAGGTTGGCTTCGATTTCTCCTTCACTCAGTGCTTGGTCCGGCTGTACCCAATCGGAGAACTGGACAACGGAAACTTTGTATCCCTGTTTTTCCAAGTAAGGGGCAATTGCCTGCTTGACCATGTCTCCATAAGGGCCAGGACTTACGCCGATCCTTATATCCTTGCTTGTCGTTGCTGTCTGTGTTTCACTTTTTCCGCTTGCAAAGGCAAGGGAGCCGATTGCCAGTAAGATGATGCTGAATATGGCTGTTCTTTTCTTCATGATTTTTTTCCTTATGCCATTGTTGAAGATGACCATTTGATAAATCCTCTGAGGATGATATCTGGGTCACTGTTGTTACGATAAAAATATAGAGATGTGGTGGATATGGGGGGTATACTGCGCTTTTCAGCGCATCATCATGAAGAAGCACATCATCATGCAAAGAGAAGAAACGGTTGTGAAGCTTGTGGTAAATGTACTCATGTCCTTCTCCTTTGCGGTTTTCCGCTTGATGTGTTGCCGTAACAATTGCAGATTATACAGAATGTGTCAAGAGGATTTAAAAAAATCCAGTGGTTCTTGACGTTCTTTTTTTCTCCTCTGTATGGTCAAGACAGCAGAGGAGGCTATGGTATGCTTTGTGTTGACAGCGATCCGTGCAAAGTCTGATTAGGACGGAACTGCATGGAGGCTATCGGAACATCATTCCGTCCTGAAGACTTTGCATTTCACTGATGTATAACTCAATGAAATAAGGAAGCAAAGTCAAAATGAAACTACATAGTCTTGATCTGAGGGAACTGAAAACTTTTTTCATCCTTTGGATTACACAATCTTTTTCTCAACTCGGCAGTGCAATGACAGCCTTTGCACTGATCATCTGGCTCTATGGTCAAAGCGGTTCTGCGCTTTCGACAGCCCTGCTGTCCGTCTGTTCCTATGCACCATATGTATTGCTTAGCCTTTTTGCAGGCGCACTGAGTGACCGCTGGAACAAGAAGGTCACTATGTTGGTCTGTGACAGTCTTGCAGCCATAGGTACGGTGGTACTGCTGATTCTTTTTCTTGCTGCAATCAATCTGACGGCTTCGATGTATGAGACTGCATTGTCTCCTATGTTGCTGTCACGGCATGGAGGGGGTGCTGAAACTTTAGGAATGGTGACTATGTGTACGGGATTGGCAACATTGTTCGGTAGCATCATTGCTCCATTGCTGCCGGAACCCAAAAGTAGGATCAAGGTAATCTGGTGGACGCTGTTTTTTCCCATGAGTACCGAGAATTTTCTTCTTGCTTTGGGAAGGACAACGGCTGTTTGGTGTTTTGGAACAATACTGGGATGGATGTTGATTCCTATCATGCAGACCAACATGGAAACCGTTCTTCGTCTGCATATTCCCATTGATATGCATGGACGTGTCTATGCTGCAAGGAATTCTTTTCAGTTTTTTTCAATACCGGTCGGCTATCTGTCAGGGGGCATCTTGATTGACAAGGTATTCGAACCTTTTGCAGCAAACAAGGCTTCTGCACTTTTCCGATTGGCTTTCGGCACGGGAAAAGGAACCGGAGCTGCATTTCTCTTTGCTGTCTTGGGCATGGCTCGTATCGTTATCTGCCTGGTGTTTCATAAAAATAGGGTTTTATAGGAGTTTGAAAATAAAGCTATTGCTTTAGAAAATATAAAGTAATTAATAATAAAGTTCCTTTAACGGAATATAAATAAGGTGTTATATGGATCAGGATAAGTATTTCCCCGCTGCTATCTCAGATACATGGGAGCTAAGGTCTGTTCCTGTGGTTTGGTTGAAGGAGCGTCTTTTTACTTCTGAACAGGATTTTCCTACTCAGAAGAGGAAACAGGAAGGTTACCCAGATACCTGAAAGGCTATAGCGAAGAAAAGCACCAGGGATATAGAGTGCTGCAGGAAGCAACAGCTTGATGCCTGCCAAGAAGACGATGACTGCTGTTATGCAGGATGCTATTCTGATTGCCTTGGTGGTTTTTGTTCCTCTGAGGTCTATATCCAGATAAGCGGTTTCAAGGGCAAATCCCAAGTAACCTGTTCCTCCGAAAGCCATGATCTTGAAAAGATCGGTGAACGCTACAGCCTCAATCAGCTTTGCCTGCAGCAGAAATCCCAAAGCCAATGCACCGGCAGTCAGTATGCTGCCCACAATTGATGAAAACTTGATTTTTTTCTTTTTGTTCCTGCAGAGATCCAGTAGCCTATCTGGCAGCAGAAAGGTACAGGCAATGCCTATGAGATAACCTACAGCTACGTCAACCGGCCAATGGACTCCTAGGTAAAGTCTGCTGATGGCAACCAGGACAACCATGATGCTTGCAACGACCCAGGCCTTTTGGGTCTTGATGTATCTTGCCAATGAATTGTAGGTAACTGAGGCTCCCGTAGTGTGTCCGGAAGGAAAGGAGTAACCGGTTGCCGTGGCAAGTCTTTTTCCTTTGATGCTGTCCAACACTTGGAAGGGCCTAGGAGCCTTCACGATTGCCTTGATGCAGCCCATGGAGAGGATTGCCGCCAATATAGTCGTGACGAGGGCGAATCCCTCATCCTTGTCCATGGCATACAGTACCGTGATACCTACCAGGATAAGGATGCCCTGTTCGCCGAACAGGGTAATGACCTGAAAGAAGATATCAAGGGCAGGATTTCCGATATGCTGGAAGAACATGAGGATTGCTTGTTGCATGGCATCTCCGAGTTTTCTGTTTTGTTTCCATTGTGGATGCTCAATCTCAGTTTGTCCAGTTTAAAATGACTTGGATGTGATGATATCGTATCGTTAGCTTCCATGTCACTTGATGATGTCTTCCAGAAGTACCTCCAAATTCTGCATGGAAAAATGCCGGCTGCCTATGTTGAAGTTGGTATTGACCGATGTAGTCCGCTTTTCTTTGTCGAACAAATAGGATATGCATTTTTCACAGGCAGTTTCCATGGCTTTTTCATTGATATGGATAAGCTGACGTGTTTCGTCACGCTGGAAAGAAGAGCCGAAGCTTGCATAGTCAAAACCAAACGGGCGGATGTCCGTGCAGAATACCGGATACTCAAAGACAGCCATAGGTACCCGGGCAAAAAGCCCTTCAAGGAACTGGTTGCCCCAGCCTTCCCAATATGAGGGATAGGTAATGAGATCGGCATGGGCATAGGTATCCCACAGGCTGTAGACCTTGTGTCCGTCTGCATGGCCTCTGTCATGGCTGATATACCGGTGGGCGCAGATAAGGCGTACTCCTTTTTCCTTTGCATATGTTTCAAGCCTTGCAAGGTACGTACCAGTTCCATCGTCTCCATCGTACCCTGCAAGCACAAGAGTGAAGGTGCTCTTTTCTGTAAATATCCTGCCATCATAGAGCTTCTTGCCCAATAATGAAGTTCTGTGTGCTTCCAAGTGTGCAGCCAAGTCAATTGCCAGTTCTATTCCCTTTCTTTCTACGATCCTGGTAGCCTGCAGGAGCAATACTTCATCATCACTGATGCCGAGTGTTTTCCTGAAGTCCATGTTGAATGCGTCACGGACCCATGGAGCTCCGTCAAAATCGAAGACATTGGGGATAATGGTACTCTGCAGCCCTGTCTTTTCAAGCAAGGTAGCCTGACCCTGATGATTTATGACTACGTGTCCGTAGGCTTTGTCCCTGGGCGGAATGTACATTTCTGCAATTTCTTCCATGAACCGGCAGCCGAAATGAACGCCTCCGATCCTTTCCCAATAAAAATCATGATGTTGGGCGAGGACGGTAAGCTGCCGTTTCCTGCATACCTGTTCCATTGCTATGGCAACTGCAGGATTCATTGCCACGGACCAGATGTTTTCAGGAATGACCATATCAATGTGCTTTTCTGTTACGAATCTGTCGATGACCCTTTCAGCCTTTTCTGCTTCATCCATCAGGACGTTTCTGAATGTGGCTTCATTGCTGAAGGTCGGCTGTGCACAGAAAGCAAACCCATACAGTTTCCTTGCTATGGAGGAAGTGTGGAGCAGGCTTTCATGGACTATGTTGCCATTGTCGCCGATCTCTCCTCCAAGTTGGTGAACCGTATGTCCCAGTGCCCGGAGAGCTTTTTCCCATTTGTCCATTTCCAAGGAGACACCGTCTGTTCCTTTGATCTTGTAGTGGATCATTGCTATGGTATGTAGCTTCATTTTCCTATACCTCCAACCATGCTACTTGATACGGGGCAAGTACTCCTTGGAAAACAGAACCAAGGAGATTCCTTTTCCCTTTGTAGCCGATCTGTACTTCAGTACTGCTGACGTTTATCAGACAGCATATAGTTCTGCCGTTTATGCTGCGTTCCAAGGCGAAGACCCGTTTGTCAATATCCTTGAGTACCTGTTGGCCGGCATAAGGAGAGAAACAGGGTTCTTCCTTCCTGATATCCAGCATTTTCCTGTAGCCTTTGAGTACCTTTGCATTGATGGAACTCCCATCCTGCAGTTTCTGTGTCAGGCTATCATAGTCCAGTTTTTCTCTGTTGATCGATCGGTAGCAACCGGTGGACTGTACACCTTCCGTATCATTCCGGTTTCCTAGCAAACTATGTATATAAATACCGGGGACGCCTTTCAGAGACAGAATGATAGCCTGTGAAGCAAGGAACCTGCATATTTCAGCATCCTCTGGTATTTTACCGGCAATATTCAGTGCGTCGAAGAAATTGATATTCAGTTCATATCCGCTTTTGGTACCGTTGCCGTTATCCTTGAATGAAACATGTCCGCCCTGTTCCTGGACCCTGTCGGCCATCAGCACAATTTCTTCTTTCGGTATGATACCCCGTGCCGACATCAACCCGATACCATCGTGGCTGGCTAGGAAATTGAAGAATGCAGTATCTGGTCCGGGTGTTTCCAATGTCGCAGCCCAATTGGTCAATATCGTCGTATCCTGGCGCATGAAAGTATAGAGGGTAAGCGGTGGCAGCGGAAAATTGTAGACCATGGTAGCTTCGTCCGACCCGTTGCCGAAATAGGAAATGTTTTCCTTATGCGGGACGTTTGTTTCAGTGATTATCTTGACATCCATCTTTCCCATTTCCAGCATCTTTCTCATCAGCCTGATGATACTGTATACCTGCGGTTGATGCAGACACCGGGTACCGGCCTGTTTCCAGATGAAGGCAATGGCATCAAGCCTGATTATCGAAGCACCCTTGATGGCATAGAAACATAGGACATCAAGTATTTCCATGAGCAGATCAGGATTGGCGTAGTTCAAATCGATTTGGTCACTGGAAAAGGTCGTCCACACATACTTCTTGCCCTCTGTTGTGTCTACAGGCGTAAGCAATGGTTGCAGCCTGGGTCTGAACACCTTGCAGTAATCAGCTTCCGGATCACAGGTAATGAAGTAGTTGCTATAGGGTCGCCTGCATGCCAGATATTCCTTGAACCATCTGCTGCTTCTTGAGCAATGGTTTGCAACAAGATCAAACATCAGCTTATAATCCTGCCCCAGGCTTTCTACATCCTGCCAATTGCCGACCTTCGGGTCGACTTCCTTGTAGTCGACGATGGAAAAACCATCATCTGAGGTATACGGGAAAAAAGGGAGGATATGTACAGTGCTGATGCTGTTTCCTACATATGTACATAAGAAATGGTGCAAGGTCACAAGGCTATGGGAGGCATGCCTTTTTCTGATGTTGTCACCATAGGTAATCAGTATCGAATCTTTTTCGCTGAGCCGCTTCCTTCCTGAAGTGCTTTTCTGGGAGGTCCGGAGGCGACTGACCTTTTCCAAGACCTTGGGCAGATATGCTTCGGCAGTTTCTGTCCCATAGAGGAAAGTCAGTTCCTCCTTGATCAGATGATCGTCTGTTTTCATCATTACCCCTTTACGCCACCCTCAGCTACATTGCCGGAGAGGAATTTCTGGACGAACATGAACAGGATGACAACAGGGATTGCCGTCAGCAACGATGCTGCGCTTACTCTGTCCCATATGGCGTTCTTGGAAACGAACAAGGCTTTCAATGCGATAGGCAGCGTATACATATCCTTGAAGGACTTGAGGAATACGGAAGCAAACAGGTATTCGTTCCATGCAATCATGAAAGAGTATACCCATACAGTTGCAATTGCTCCGAACGACAAGGGAATGATAATCTTGACGATGGTCTGGAAACGTGAATAGCCTTCAATGAATGCTGCCTCTTCAATCGAAAAGGGAATTGAACGGAAAGAATTTCCTAGCATATAGAGGCAGACAGGAAGTGTCTGGACAATATATATGATTATCAAGGCGAACATGGTACCGCCTTCGGTTGCTGTCAGTCCCAAAGCCGTAGCTATCTTATACATGGGAATGAGCAGCAGTATACCTCCGACCATGTAGACGAAAAGTACACCTCTTTGGATCAATGCCCGGCCTCGGTATTTCATCCTTGCGATCGAATAGGCTCCGAAGATTGCTATGATGAGTGCACAGATTGAAGCGGTGAGCGAAAACTTAAGTGAAGTGGCGAAGTACTGGGGAAAGGGAAATACGTCGCTGGTATCAGTATACTTGGCCAAGATTGATTTTTTCTGTGCCTCGGTCAGGTTCGGGGTCGAATCAAGCAGTTTCTGTACCGAATCCGGGATTTCGACAGTTGAAGAATCGTTTCCGATCCCAAGGATTTCCTGATAGGACTCAGTGTTTACCTTGGTCGGTATGAGAGAAGGATTTCCCCAATCCCAGGAATATTTGAGCGAAGTCGACAACATCTGTACAAATGGAAAGATGCTGAACAGAACAATGAAAATGACGAGTATGAAGAAGCCGAAAGCCTTGAGGCGATGATGTTTACTTTTTACCATTTCAATACCTTCTTTACGTACAGGAGAATAAGGATGATGAGCAGGGCAAACTGCACGACGACCAGGGCCGATCCTTGACCGAGCTGCATGCTTCCGGTGAAAGCCTTGAAGTAGGTATAGACCGAAAGGACCTTGACGTTGTCAGTGAGCAGGTAGACCTCCTCGAATTTGTTGAAGTTCCAGATGAATCTCAGAAGGACCAGTGACCCGATGACGAAGTAGAGTTCCGGTATGGTAATGGACCAGAATTTCCGCCATGCACCTGCACCGTCTATCTCTGCGGCTTCATAGAGGTTTTGGTCGATGGTCTGAAGCCGGGAAAGGATCATCAGGTAAGTAAAGGGAAAAGCCTTCCATACACTGAAGATGACGGCAACCCAAATGGCATACTTGGGATCTCCGATGAGATTGAAACGGGTATCGCTGAGATGAAGGACATCGACTACAATATGCATGAAGATGCCGTTCACCGGATCAAAGAAGAACTGCCAGGCGTATACGGTAGAGATTACCGGCGCAATGTAAGGCAAAAGTATGATGGAACGGACTACTGGACGGCCTTTGAATTTCTTGTTCATGACCATGGCTACGATCAGCCCCATTGCCGTCGTGAGGACCGTAGTTGCTATCACATAGACGAAAGTCGTCAGTACCGATGCCCAGAATGTCGGGTCGGTAAGCACCTTTATGTAATTTGCTGTTCCTATGTAGGTTGTTTCTCCTGTAATTTTTACATTGAAGAAACTAAGATAGATATTGTAGAAAATCGGGTAGATGATCAGCATGCCGATGATCACTACCGAGGGCAGGACAAGTTTCACTCCAAGTCGTGCATCCTTCTGTTCAAGGCTGAGCTTTGCTGCCGGCATGTGGTTTACCTCCGTTATGGTCTTTTTGAAATGCAGGAGAAGAGTCCTGCTCTTCTCCTGCATTGTTTTGTCGTTGCCTCTGCGTGGATGTCAGCAGGATCAGTTGATTGCCTTTATTTCGGATTCAGCCCATGCCATTGCTGCGTCAACATCCATGTTTTCCTGTGTGATC from Spirochaetia bacterium harbors:
- a CDS encoding sugar phosphorylase gives rise to the protein MKTDDHLIKEELTFLYGTETAEAYLPKVLEKVSRLRTSQKSTSGRKRLSEKDSILITYGDNIRKRHASHSLVTLHHFLCTYVGNSISTVHILPFFPYTSDDGFSIVDYKEVDPKVGNWQDVESLGQDYKLMFDLVANHCSRSSRWFKEYLACRRPYSNYFITCDPEADYCKVFRPRLQPLLTPVDTTEGKKYVWTTFSSDQIDLNYANPDLLMEILDVLCFYAIKGASIIRLDAIAFIWKQAGTRCLHQPQVYSIIRLMRKMLEMGKMDVKIITETNVPHKENISYFGNGSDEATMVYNFPLPPLTLYTFMRQDTTILTNWAATLETPGPDTAFFNFLASHDGIGLMSARGIIPKEEIVLMADRVQEQGGHVSFKDNGNGTKSGYELNINFFDALNIAGKIPEDAEICRFLASQAIILSLKGVPGIYIHSLLGNRNDTEGVQSTGCYRSINREKLDYDSLTQKLQDGSSINAKVLKGYRKMLDIRKEEPCFSPYAGQQVLKDIDKRVFALERSINGRTICCLINVSSTEVQIGYKGKRNLLGSVFQGVLAPYQVAWLEV
- a CDS encoding glycosyltransferase family 4 protein, translated to MKLHTIAMIHYKIKGTDGVSLEMDKWEKALRALGHTVHQLGGEIGDNGNIVHESLLHTSSIARKLYGFAFCAQPTFSNEATFRNVLMDEAEKAERVIDRFVTEKHIDMVIPENIWSVAMNPAVAIAMEQVCRKRQLTVLAQHHDFYWERIGGVHFGCRFMEEIAEMYIPPRDKAYGHVVINHQGQATLLEKTGLQSTIIPNVFDFDGAPWVRDAFNMDFRKTLGISDDEVLLLQATRIVERKGIELAIDLAAHLEAHRTSLLGKKLYDGRIFTEKSTFTLVLAGYDGDDGTGTYLARLETYAKEKGVRLICAHRYISHDRGHADGHKVYSLWDTYAHADLITYPSYWEGWGNQFLEGLFARVPMAVFEYPVFCTDIRPFGFDYASFGSSFQRDETRQLIHINEKAMETACEKCISYLFDKEKRTTSVNTNFNIGSRHFSMQNLEVLLEDIIK
- a CDS encoding ATP-binding cassette domain-containing protein — translated: MVELKDISVSFATAEGTEIHAVSRVDLTVRKGEIFGIVGPSGAGKSTLARVVNLLQAPTAGHVLVDGQDITGLQGKQLEALRQKIGMIFQHFNLISGSTVEKNISFNLLAAGWKKEDIPGRVKELLDLVGLSDKLHAYPSQLSGGQKQRVAIARALANNPELLLCDEATSALDPETTEGIVSILRSINRKMGLTIMFITHQMEVAKKLFDRIAVMDHGHIIEVNDTYSLFTSPRQTVTQKMVARVIDIEVPDELAIPADGQLFKLTYVGEKAFDPVIATVAQRYSISLSIVHGKIEYIDGKPFGILVVCLTGAPDARSQALIYLKENTSSVELLTKEQSNA
- a CDS encoding phosphatase PAP2 family protein; this encodes MQQAILMFFQHIGNPALDIFFQVITLFGEQGILILVGITVLYAMDKDEGFALVTTILAAILSMGCIKAIVKAPRPFQVLDSIKGKRLATATGYSFPSGHTTGASVTYNSLARYIKTQKAWVVASIMVVLVAISRLYLGVHWPVDVAVGYLIGIACTFLLPDRLLDLCRNKKKKIKFSSIVGSILTAGALALGFLLQAKLIEAVAFTDLFKIMAFGGTGYLGFALETAYLDIDLRGTKTTKAIRIASCITAVIVFLAGIKLLLPAALYIPGAFLRYSLSGIWVTFLFPLLSRKILFRSKKTLLQPNHRNRP
- a CDS encoding MFS transporter gives rise to the protein MKLHSLDLRELKTFFILWITQSFSQLGSAMTAFALIIWLYGQSGSALSTALLSVCSYAPYVLLSLFAGALSDRWNKKVTMLVCDSLAAIGTVVLLILFLAAINLTASMYETALSPMLLSRHGGGAETLGMVTMCTGLATLFGSIIAPLLPEPKSRIKVIWWTLFFPMSTENFLLALGRTTAVWCFGTILGWMLIPIMQTNMETVLRLHIPIDMHGRVYAARNSFQFFSIPVGYLSGGILIDKVFEPFAANKASALFRLAFGTGKGTGAAFLFAVLGMARIVICLVFHKNRVL
- a CDS encoding sugar ABC transporter permease, which produces MPAAKLSLEQKDARLGVKLVLPSVVIIGMLIIYPIFYNIYLSFFNVKITGETTYIGTANYIKVLTDPTFWASVLTTFVYVIATTVLTTAMGLIVAMVMNKKFKGRPVVRSIILLPYIAPVISTVYAWQFFFDPVNGIFMHIVVDVLHLSDTRFNLIGDPKYAIWVAVIFSVWKAFPFTYLMILSRLQTIDQNLYEAAEIDGAGAWRKFWSITIPELYFVIGSLVLLRFIWNFNKFEEVYLLTDNVKVLSVYTYFKAFTGSMQLGQGSALVVVQFALLIILILLYVKKVLKW
- a CDS encoding ABC transporter permease encodes the protein MLEETLEILHQYLWKATYETFQMVIISLLAALVFGTLLGLVLYMTETPLLTKNRTINIIAGAIVNLIRSIPFIILLVVLIPLTKLIAGTTIGPLAASVPLSFCAIAFHARLIEGAFADIDRGVIESSVATGASMKLIISHVLLVEARPGIIRAITVTLVSLIGYSAMAGIVGGGGIGDLAIQFGYYRYETGVMIVTVVLLVIIVQVAQIIGDKIAGKFVH
- a CDS encoding oxidoreductase; this encodes MEYPSIRIQPGPDNCFSYAGSLEKLNTFFTEEELKNSLWLHGEKAGKAAAPYLPEAYTAEGTRSHVIKGHCTHEAVNALAEEATTAPAIIGIGGGTVLDTAKALSEKAHKPFVAIPTIAATCAAWTPLSVWYSMEGKALGYEIFSKAAFLLLIEPRIILDAPQMYLQAGVADTIAKWYEADILTKGLENLPLTVELGLRTAKMIGEVLLDEGPQAFAAMKAKELTPTFIKVVDAVIAGGGLVGGLGERFTRVAAAHALHNGMSVLQETHDRLHGLKVAYGTLVQAALLGDDAELKKLYDKFKVMGLPTKFADLGVDATDTKKIDAVIEATLVPHESIHLLPFPVDDKLVRTAIAKVESLV
- a CDS encoding MetQ/NlpA family ABC transporter substrate-binding protein, which encodes MKKRTAIFSIILLAIGSLAFASGKSETQTATTSKDIRIGVSPGPYGDMVKQAIAPYLEKQGYKVSVVQFSDWVQPDQALSEGEIEANLMQHTIYLTAFAKANKLDISPIITVPTAGAGVFSKKYTSLDQLQDGDQIAIASDVTNLARSLGILARYNVITLKDNIDPTKVSLIDIAENPKHLQFKTLDGAQIARSLDSVAIGIVPGNYAIAAGLDYSKALAIEKLAEGYKNVMAVRTADVDSPLGKVLKEAIQSKDFHDAITKEGSLFNSFDRPQWWIDTYGEGE
- a CDS encoding carbohydrate ABC transporter permease; the encoded protein is MVKSKHHRLKAFGFFILVIFIVLFSIFPFVQMLSTSLKYSWDWGNPSLIPTKVNTESYQEILGIGNDSSTVEIPDSVQKLLDSTPNLTEAQKKSILAKYTDTSDVFPFPQYFATSLKFSLTASICALIIAIFGAYSIARMKYRGRALIQRGVLFVYMVGGILLLIPMYKIATALGLTATEGGTMFALIIIYIVQTLPVCLYMLGNSFRSIPFSIEEAAFIEGYSRFQTIVKIIIPLSFGAIATVWVYSFMIAWNEYLFASVFLKSFKDMYTLPIALKALFVSKNAIWDRVSAASLLTAIPVVILFMFVQKFLSGNVAEGGVKG